Proteins from a single region of Nocardioides anomalus:
- a CDS encoding MarR family winged helix-turn-helix transcriptional regulator has translation MDERVLRELGDELMRLARRRAHVYPGARLDPSAFRLLWLLTEGPPRTLRELAEELQLDPSTVNRQVNAAIGHGLVERYAVPDSPSRLLRPTEAGRAAYVHDGTLRAAVYDEVLKELGRDRAEALVAELRELNDGLDRAHSRLRPEPPPG, from the coding sequence ATGGACGAGCGCGTGCTCCGCGAGCTCGGCGACGAGCTGATGCGGCTGGCCCGCCGCCGCGCGCACGTCTACCCCGGCGCGCGGCTGGACCCGTCGGCGTTCCGGCTGCTCTGGCTGCTCACCGAGGGCCCGCCGCGCACCCTGCGCGAGCTGGCCGAGGAGCTCCAGCTCGACCCGTCGACGGTGAACCGGCAGGTCAACGCCGCGATCGGGCACGGCCTGGTCGAGCGGTACGCCGTGCCGGACAGCCCGAGCCGGCTGCTGCGGCCGACCGAGGCCGGCCGAGCGGCGTACGTCCACGACGGCACGCTGCGGGCCGCGGTCTACGACGAGGTGCTTAAGGAGCTCGGCCGGGACCGCGCCGAGGCGCTGGTGGCCGAGCTGCGCGAGCTCAACGACGGGCTGGACCGGGCGCACTCGCGGCTGCGACCGGAGCCGCCGCCGGGGTGA
- a CDS encoding glycoside hydrolase family 16 protein codes for MVAGLVAVLVAAGLTACSDGEHERTLVWSDDFDGPNGALPDPKKWELEQFADATDDEKQCYTNSSDNAHTDGNGYLVISAIKQAGNCADGWYRFITSARLTTRGIKTFEHARFEIRAKMPPGVGTWPAFWALGQEKGVEWPEVGEIDAMEYVGRDRNHVIGTVHGADDEGKHWFLQADHDSDTLLSADMHTYAVQWDGDEVQWFIDGEEYGSVTKDEVEDVGHWAFDRPYYLILNLAIGGVLGGEVPDSLTFPQELVVDWVRVYE; via the coding sequence GTGGTGGCGGGTCTGGTGGCCGTGCTGGTGGCGGCGGGGCTGACCGCGTGCAGCGACGGTGAGCACGAGCGCACGCTCGTCTGGAGCGACGACTTCGACGGGCCCAACGGGGCGCTCCCGGACCCGAAGAAGTGGGAGCTCGAGCAGTTCGCGGACGCCACCGACGACGAGAAGCAGTGCTACACCAACTCCTCGGACAACGCGCACACCGACGGCAACGGCTACCTCGTCATCTCGGCGATCAAGCAGGCCGGGAACTGCGCGGACGGGTGGTACCGGTTCATCACCTCGGCGCGGCTGACCACGCGGGGGATCAAGACCTTCGAGCACGCGCGGTTCGAGATCCGGGCCAAGATGCCGCCCGGCGTCGGCACCTGGCCGGCGTTCTGGGCCCTCGGCCAGGAGAAGGGCGTCGAGTGGCCGGAGGTCGGCGAGATCGACGCGATGGAGTACGTCGGGCGCGACCGCAACCACGTGATCGGCACCGTGCACGGGGCCGACGACGAGGGCAAGCACTGGTTCCTGCAGGCCGACCACGACAGCGACACGCTGCTGAGCGCGGACATGCACACCTACGCCGTGCAGTGGGACGGCGACGAGGTGCAGTGGTTCATCGACGGCGAGGAGTACGGCAGCGTCACCAAGGACGAGGTCGAGGACGTCGGGCACTGGGCCTTCGACCGGCCCTACTACCTGATCCTCAACCTCGCGATCGGCGGCGTGCTGGGCGGCGAGGTGCCCGACAGCCTGACCTTCCCGCAGGAGCTGGTCGTCGACTGGGTACGCGTCTACGAATAG
- a CDS encoding ATP-binding protein — protein MDVRVEVLGPLRVLVDGRPVELGPARRRALLAALAVDAGHVVPTDVLADRMWSGEPAPQATATIHAYVSRLRSALRTFDAEGREQPSPLRTQPPGYVLDVPRDRIDADVFADLVARARAESEPQQARALVGEALGLWRGAAAYLDVTAGFAAREADRLRELRLSAVELSVRLDLELGRHAALVDELGALLVAEPLREGLHAALMLALYRSGRQGEALQHFEDVRHLLADELGIDPGPELRRLHEQILRQDEELAAPPTTAARPTAAGEPAPPTEELTGATRIVGRADELRRLVAAAERARSGTATTVAVVGEAGIGKSRLLEELAARAAGTGTLVAWGHCWQHEGAPVLWPWVQALEALADRLEPAEVERALAGRGAGVAALVPRLGSAVTGTPSSLDGARVQLYDAVAGFLEVVARERPVLLLLEDVHWADRASRELVEYVATAVRQAPLAVVVSVRTHAESSALVGTELLTALARTGRAERLDLTGLDEAAVREYVVDRTGSVLDDATAGALTDRTGGNPFFVGELVRLLVTDASDDGEPVLPDTVPDSVRDVVLRRVERLPEADRTVLTVAAVVGRTFDLGLLAAAAGLDDEVVDEAVDRATALDIIRSDPGGLSRHRFVHALTQQALLEATGPARLRRLHGAVAAALGEREPERTAYHLAAAGSAADLERAVTLLTGVAEEAWRRGNLTETEAVLLRALELTFRLGAESGPAEMAVRVRLWSLYAATEGPGSPRETAQHEQAVRLVREHGGARDLLAAHQARLAYLLWIDDVVDLAQLVEEMERVAEGADDDLFRLAAAIARGHLLHLTGRLADSAAAWDRADALSEHVEVPVGVFPLDPRCQVPTWQAHVALQRDDAAAAQAHHARSLGRLPAMGPTTRAYIANTSALLCALGDDPEGAARFAAASRGPSLDLGLTQSLKHLDVVEAWARERLAPGTALDEVTAAIERAGAAPALAMRPTLRSLTVDVLLRAGDRDRARTQLDAAFADVEATGDVAHLAELHRQRALLTGDPAELDRAREVAAEQGALLFARRADATRL, from the coding sequence GTGGACGTCCGCGTCGAGGTCCTCGGACCGCTGCGCGTCCTCGTCGACGGGCGGCCGGTCGAGCTCGGCCCGGCCCGGCGGCGGGCCCTGCTGGCCGCGCTGGCGGTCGACGCCGGCCACGTCGTGCCGACCGACGTCCTGGCCGACCGGATGTGGAGCGGGGAGCCGGCGCCGCAGGCGACGGCGACCATCCACGCCTACGTGTCGCGGCTGCGCAGCGCGCTGCGCACCTTCGACGCCGAGGGCCGTGAGCAGCCGTCGCCGCTGCGCACCCAGCCGCCGGGCTACGTGCTCGACGTACCCCGCGACCGCATCGACGCCGACGTCTTCGCCGACCTGGTCGCACGCGCCCGCGCCGAGTCCGAGCCGCAGCAGGCCCGGGCGCTCGTCGGCGAGGCGCTGGGCCTGTGGCGGGGGGCGGCGGCGTACCTCGACGTCACCGCGGGGTTCGCCGCCCGCGAGGCCGACCGGCTGCGCGAGCTGCGGCTCTCGGCCGTGGAGCTGTCGGTGCGGCTGGACCTCGAGCTGGGCCGGCACGCGGCGCTGGTCGACGAGCTCGGCGCGCTGCTGGTGGCCGAGCCGCTGCGCGAGGGGCTGCACGCCGCGCTGATGCTGGCGCTGTACCGCTCCGGACGCCAGGGTGAGGCGCTCCAGCACTTCGAGGACGTGCGGCACCTGCTGGCCGACGAGCTCGGCATCGATCCCGGCCCCGAGCTGCGCCGGCTGCACGAGCAGATCCTGCGCCAGGACGAGGAGCTGGCCGCGCCGCCCACCACCGCCGCCCGGCCGACCGCCGCGGGGGAGCCCGCGCCGCCGACCGAGGAGCTCACCGGCGCCACCCGCATCGTCGGGCGCGCGGACGAGCTGCGTCGACTCGTGGCGGCCGCCGAGCGCGCCCGGAGCGGCACGGCGACCACGGTGGCGGTCGTCGGCGAGGCCGGCATCGGCAAGTCCCGGCTGCTCGAGGAGCTGGCCGCCCGCGCGGCCGGGACCGGGACGCTGGTCGCCTGGGGCCACTGCTGGCAGCACGAGGGCGCCCCGGTCCTGTGGCCCTGGGTCCAGGCCCTCGAGGCGCTGGCCGACCGGCTCGAGCCCGCCGAGGTCGAGCGCGCGCTCGCGGGCCGCGGGGCGGGCGTGGCGGCGCTGGTGCCCCGGCTCGGCTCGGCCGTGACCGGCACGCCGTCGTCCCTGGACGGCGCGCGCGTGCAGCTGTACGACGCGGTGGCCGGCTTCCTCGAGGTCGTGGCCCGCGAGCGGCCGGTCCTGCTGCTGCTCGAGGACGTGCACTGGGCCGACCGGGCCAGCCGCGAGCTGGTGGAGTACGTCGCCACGGCGGTCCGGCAGGCGCCGCTGGCCGTCGTCGTGTCCGTGCGCACCCACGCGGAGTCCTCGGCGCTGGTCGGCACCGAGCTGCTGACCGCGCTGGCCCGCACCGGGCGCGCCGAGCGTCTCGACCTGACCGGCCTGGACGAGGCCGCGGTGCGTGAGTACGTCGTCGACCGCACCGGCAGCGTCCTGGACGACGCCACCGCCGGCGCGCTCACCGACCGCACCGGCGGCAACCCGTTCTTCGTCGGCGAGCTGGTCCGGCTCCTCGTGACCGACGCGAGCGACGACGGCGAGCCGGTGCTGCCCGACACCGTCCCGGACAGCGTCCGCGACGTGGTCCTGCGCCGCGTGGAGCGGCTGCCCGAGGCGGACCGCACCGTGCTGACCGTGGCCGCCGTGGTCGGGCGCACCTTCGACCTCGGGCTGCTGGCCGCGGCCGCCGGGCTGGACGACGAGGTCGTGGACGAGGCCGTGGACCGCGCCACCGCGCTCGACATCATCCGGTCCGACCCCGGCGGGTTGAGCCGGCACCGCTTCGTGCACGCCCTGACCCAGCAGGCCCTGCTCGAGGCGACGGGGCCGGCCCGCCTGCGCCGGCTGCACGGTGCCGTGGCCGCGGCGCTGGGGGAGCGGGAGCCCGAGCGCACGGCGTACCACCTCGCCGCCGCCGGCTCGGCCGCCGACCTCGAGCGCGCGGTGACCCTGCTGACCGGCGTGGCCGAGGAGGCCTGGCGGCGCGGCAACCTCACCGAGACCGAGGCCGTGCTGCTGCGGGCCCTGGAGCTCACCTTCCGGCTCGGGGCCGAGTCCGGGCCCGCGGAGATGGCGGTGCGCGTGCGGCTCTGGTCGCTGTACGCCGCCACCGAGGGTCCCGGCTCCCCGCGCGAGACCGCGCAGCACGAGCAGGCCGTGCGCCTGGTCCGCGAGCACGGCGGCGCCCGGGACCTGCTCGCCGCGCACCAGGCGCGGCTGGCCTACCTGCTCTGGATCGACGACGTGGTCGACCTGGCCCAGCTGGTCGAGGAGATGGAGCGGGTCGCGGAGGGCGCGGACGACGACCTGTTCCGGCTCGCGGCCGCGATCGCGCGCGGTCACCTGCTGCACCTGACCGGACGCCTGGCCGACTCGGCCGCCGCGTGGGACCGCGCCGACGCGCTGTCCGAGCACGTCGAGGTCCCGGTCGGGGTCTTCCCGCTCGACCCGCGCTGCCAGGTGCCGACGTGGCAGGCCCACGTCGCGCTGCAGCGCGACGACGCCGCGGCCGCGCAGGCCCACCACGCGCGCAGCCTGGGCCGGCTCCCGGCCATGGGCCCGACCACCCGGGCCTACATCGCCAACACCTCGGCGTTGCTGTGTGCGCTCGGGGACGACCCCGAGGGCGCGGCGCGGTTCGCCGCAGCCAGTCGAGGACCCTCGCTGGACCTCGGGCTGACCCAGAGCCTCAAGCACCTCGACGTGGTCGAGGCCTGGGCCCGCGAGCGGCTGGCCCCGGGCACCGCGCTCGACGAGGTCACCGCCGCGATCGAGCGCGCCGGGGCGGCGCCGGCCCTGGCCATGCGGCCGACGCTGCGGTCACTGACCGTGGACGTCCTCCTCCGCGCGGGGGACCGCGACCGCGCCCGGACCCAGCTCGACGCCGCCTTCGCCGACGTCGAGGCCACCGGCGACGTCGCCCACCTGGCCGAGCTGCACCGCCAGCGCGCGCTGCTCACCGGCGACCCCGCCGAGCTGGACCGGGCTCGCGAGGTCGCCGCCGAGCAGGGCGCGCTGCTGTTCGCGCGCCGGGCCGACGCCACCCGTCTCTGA
- a CDS encoding thioesterase family protein has translation MSEFDDHTAVTPDGAGGYRAELSEGWVVGGGVNGGYLLAVMGRALREALPGKPDPVAVSAHYVSPSTPGPATVTVDVRREGGSVATAAVDLVQDGTTRISALATVGDLARFAERAPEVRTTAVEPTLPAPEDCTASADAPDEVRAFVRMLDRLDLRLDPAHAAWGQGEPGMTGVIAGWFRFPDGREPDALSLLTVCDVLPPVTFDLGMPGWAPTLELTVHVRAHPAPGWLKVRHETRNLAAGLFEEDCEIWDSAGRLVCQSRQLALVPRPL, from the coding sequence ATGAGTGAGTTCGACGACCACACCGCGGTGACGCCCGACGGCGCGGGCGGCTACCGCGCCGAGCTGTCCGAGGGCTGGGTGGTCGGCGGCGGGGTCAACGGCGGCTACCTGCTCGCCGTCATGGGCCGCGCGCTGCGCGAGGCGCTGCCCGGCAAGCCGGACCCGGTCGCGGTGAGCGCGCACTACGTCTCGCCGTCCACACCCGGCCCGGCCACGGTCACGGTCGACGTGCGCCGCGAGGGCGGGTCGGTGGCCACGGCCGCCGTCGACCTGGTCCAGGACGGGACGACGCGGATCAGCGCGCTGGCCACCGTCGGCGACCTGGCCCGCTTCGCCGAGCGGGCGCCGGAGGTCCGCACCACGGCGGTCGAGCCCACGCTGCCCGCGCCCGAGGACTGCACCGCCTCGGCCGACGCCCCCGACGAGGTCCGGGCCTTCGTGCGGATGCTGGACCGCCTCGACCTGCGGCTCGACCCCGCGCACGCCGCGTGGGGGCAGGGCGAGCCCGGGATGACCGGCGTGATCGCCGGGTGGTTCCGCTTCCCCGACGGCCGCGAGCCCGACGCGCTCTCGCTGCTCACCGTCTGCGACGTGCTGCCACCGGTGACCTTCGACCTGGGCATGCCCGGCTGGGCGCCGACCCTGGAGCTGACCGTGCACGTGCGCGCGCACCCGGCGCCGGGCTGGCTCAAGGTGCGCCACGAGACCCGCAACCTCGCCGCCGGCCTCTTCGAGGAGGACTGCGAGATCTGGGACAGCGCCGGCCGCCTGGTCTGCCAGTCCCGGCAGCTCGCGCTGGTGCCGCGTCCGCTCTAG
- a CDS encoding DEAD/DEAH box helicase has product MARRGQRQSGNRQANQRNNQRRHGDNEGIIPVLARAVREVEARAQRGPVSPSARTKFQVIALLVREERARIKADTELTEAKKADQLKRLDGVATILAKTTATDPTLFALLAEDAKVSDAAKELRREMIASAGMEAEVEPEPEPEAAAALTGHERRVVPTSVKQRLLSNPFLVPDFSAADEHRPRARRLASWELLGPLFRSFEYNGGAACMPLPEPNGTRVPDGLELMRHQAQLVHSAADGHRTYLLADEPGLGKTAQALLAAQAADAFPLLAVVPNVVKTNWAREAGIWVPNRPVTVIHGDGEDVDGFADIVVVNYEILDRHVGWLGDFGFRGMVVDEAHFIKNKQSQRSQNVLNLSERIRARRARPLLMALTGTPLINDIEDFQAIWEFLGWIDDKKPLSPLMDKLEETGLTPADPPFYPAARTAVVDMGIVRRRKVDVAADIPARRIADIPVELDDDIGRSIREAERQLAQHLLERYDMAIATRRSGAPVEGIDHELVRRVATWEREDTGTTANPDGDNVFTMLRRIGQAKAGLAADYAAQLARSVGKVVFFAKHVDVMDLAGETFAKRGIRYSQIRGDQTPKSREANIEAFQQDPDVQIIVCSLMAAGVGINLQVSSNVVLAELSWTDAEQTQAIDRVHRIGQAEPVTAWRIIASQTIDTKIAELIDSKAGLAARALDGSDDEVGSSVDIQLEALVALLTSALEEREGLLSL; this is encoded by the coding sequence TTGGCCAGACGAGGCCAGCGCCAGTCGGGTAACCGGCAGGCCAACCAGCGCAACAACCAACGCCGGCACGGCGACAACGAGGGCATCATCCCGGTGCTCGCGCGCGCCGTCCGCGAGGTCGAGGCGCGGGCCCAACGCGGGCCCGTGTCGCCGTCCGCGCGCACGAAGTTCCAGGTCATCGCCCTGCTGGTGCGCGAGGAGCGCGCCCGCATCAAGGCCGACACCGAGCTGACCGAGGCCAAGAAGGCCGACCAGCTCAAGCGGCTCGACGGCGTGGCCACGATCCTGGCCAAGACCACGGCCACGGACCCGACGCTGTTCGCGCTGCTGGCCGAGGACGCCAAGGTCTCCGACGCCGCCAAGGAGCTGCGCCGCGAGATGATCGCCTCCGCCGGCATGGAGGCCGAGGTCGAGCCGGAGCCCGAGCCCGAGGCCGCCGCGGCGCTCACCGGCCACGAGCGCCGCGTCGTGCCCACCTCGGTCAAGCAGCGGCTCCTGTCCAACCCCTTCCTGGTCCCGGACTTCTCCGCCGCCGACGAGCACCGCCCCAGGGCGCGCCGCCTGGCCTCGTGGGAGCTGCTCGGCCCGCTGTTCCGCTCCTTCGAGTACAACGGCGGCGCCGCCTGCATGCCGCTGCCCGAGCCCAACGGCACCCGCGTGCCCGACGGCCTCGAGCTGATGCGCCACCAGGCGCAGCTGGTCCACTCCGCCGCCGACGGCCACCGCACCTACCTGCTGGCCGACGAGCCCGGCCTCGGCAAGACCGCGCAGGCGCTGCTCGCCGCGCAGGCCGCCGACGCGTTCCCGCTCCTGGCCGTCGTGCCCAACGTGGTGAAGACCAACTGGGCGCGCGAGGCCGGCATCTGGGTGCCGAACCGGCCGGTCACCGTCATCCACGGCGACGGCGAGGACGTCGACGGCTTCGCCGACATCGTGGTCGTCAACTACGAGATCCTCGACCGCCACGTCGGCTGGCTCGGCGACTTCGGCTTCCGCGGGATGGTCGTCGACGAGGCGCACTTCATCAAGAACAAGCAGTCCCAGCGCAGCCAGAACGTCCTCAACCTCTCCGAGCGCATCCGAGCCCGCCGGGCCCGGCCGCTGCTCATGGCGCTCACCGGCACCCCGCTGATCAACGACATCGAGGACTTCCAGGCCATCTGGGAGTTCCTGGGGTGGATCGACGACAAGAAGCCACTGTCCCCGCTGATGGACAAGCTCGAGGAGACCGGTCTCACCCCGGCCGACCCGCCGTTCTACCCCGCCGCCCGCACCGCCGTCGTCGACATGGGCATCGTGCGACGCCGCAAGGTCGACGTGGCCGCCGACATCCCCGCCCGCCGCATCGCCGACATCCCCGTCGAGCTCGACGACGACATCGGCCGCTCCATCCGCGAGGCCGAGCGACAGCTGGCCCAGCACCTGCTCGAGCGCTACGACATGGCCATCGCCACCCGCCGCAGCGGCGCCCCCGTCGAGGGCATCGACCACGAGCTCGTACGCCGCGTCGCCACCTGGGAGCGCGAGGACACCGGCACCACCGCCAACCCCGACGGCGACAACGTCTTCACCATGCTGCGCCGCATCGGCCAGGCCAAGGCCGGCCTCGCCGCCGACTACGCCGCACAGCTCGCGCGCAGCGTCGGCAAGGTCGTGTTCTTCGCCAAGCACGTCGACGTCATGGACCTCGCCGGCGAGACCTTCGCCAAGCGCGGCATCCGCTACAGCCAGATCCGCGGCGACCAGACGCCCAAGAGCCGCGAGGCCAACATCGAGGCCTTCCAGCAGGACCCCGACGTGCAGATCATCGTGTGCTCGCTCATGGCGGCCGGTGTGGGCATCAACCTGCAGGTCTCGTCGAACGTCGTGCTCGCCGAGCTGTCCTGGACCGACGCCGAGCAGACCCAGGCCATCGACCGGGTCCACCGCATCGGCCAGGCCGAGCCGGTCACCGCCTGGCGGATCATCGCCAGCCAGACCATCGACACCAAGATCGCCGAGCTGATCGACTCCAAGGCGGGGCTCGCGGCCCGGGCGCTCGATGGGTCGGACGACGAGGTCGGGTCTTCGGTCGACATCCAGCTCGAGGCGCTCGTCGCGCTCCTCACCTCGGCGCTCGAAGAGCGTGAAGGGTTGCTTTCGCTGTAG
- a CDS encoding class-II fumarase/aspartase family protein: MHAADGWISDARLPDHGVRRILGVDARRQRWLDVEAALAMAQAEVGLVPQESADVIAAHARLEKLDVSALDAGQARTGHLMMPLVTELARACGEEHGGWVHWGATTQNIQQTGDVLGVREAHAVLVDLVLDVLDACAALAEDHATVVMPGRTHGQQAVPITFGFKVAAWADAMLRHLERLEGLRERMFVAMTGGATGTFAAMGQAGPHVQELVAARLGLGSMALPSRSIADPFGELVTVIALMSATGSTIAYEVSRLSAAEVGEVRENLPPDDVGSTTMPQKRNAKLCQDMVTIGAHLRSLTGLALEAVIHAGEVDGAASAMMDEAVEQSLILAADQLVRLAAVLSELEVFPDRMRRNLDLTGGAIMAEALMMALAETLGRQDAHELVHEAAMRSVDHQEDFATVVAQDPRVTERLSRTEIITLLDPAKHVGLSAELARATAQRARGAVAARRPMGH, from the coding sequence GTGCACGCAGCGGACGGCTGGATCAGCGACGCGAGACTCCCCGACCACGGCGTGCGCCGGATCCTGGGCGTCGACGCCCGGCGGCAGCGCTGGCTCGACGTGGAGGCCGCGCTGGCGATGGCGCAGGCGGAGGTCGGCCTCGTCCCCCAGGAGTCGGCCGACGTCATCGCCGCGCACGCCCGCCTCGAGAAGCTGGACGTCTCCGCGCTGGACGCCGGCCAGGCCCGCACCGGGCACCTGATGATGCCGCTGGTCACCGAGCTCGCGCGTGCGTGCGGTGAGGAGCACGGCGGCTGGGTGCACTGGGGCGCGACCACGCAGAACATCCAGCAGACCGGTGACGTGTTGGGCGTCCGCGAGGCGCACGCGGTCCTGGTCGACCTGGTCCTCGACGTGCTCGACGCGTGCGCGGCGCTGGCCGAGGACCACGCGACCGTGGTGATGCCGGGGCGCACGCACGGGCAGCAGGCGGTGCCGATCACGTTCGGGTTCAAGGTGGCCGCCTGGGCCGACGCGATGCTGCGTCACCTGGAGCGTCTGGAGGGGCTGCGCGAGCGGATGTTCGTGGCCATGACCGGCGGCGCGACCGGCACCTTCGCGGCCATGGGGCAGGCCGGCCCGCACGTGCAGGAGCTGGTGGCGGCCCGGCTCGGGCTGGGCTCGATGGCGCTGCCGTCGCGCTCGATCGCGGACCCGTTCGGGGAGCTGGTCACGGTCATCGCGCTGATGTCGGCGACCGGGTCGACGATCGCCTACGAGGTCTCCCGGCTCAGCGCGGCCGAGGTCGGCGAGGTCCGCGAGAACCTCCCGCCCGACGACGTCGGCTCGACGACCATGCCGCAGAAGCGCAACGCCAAGCTGTGCCAGGACATGGTCACCATCGGCGCCCACCTCCGCTCGCTCACCGGGCTCGCGCTGGAGGCCGTCATCCACGCCGGCGAGGTCGACGGTGCGGCCTCGGCGATGATGGACGAGGCCGTCGAACAGTCGCTGATCCTGGCCGCCGACCAGCTGGTCCGGCTGGCCGCGGTGCTGAGCGAGCTCGAGGTGTTCCCCGACCGGATGCGGCGCAACCTCGACCTCACCGGCGGCGCGATCATGGCCGAGGCGCTGATGATGGCGCTGGCCGAGACCCTGGGCCGCCAGGACGCCCACGAGCTGGTGCACGAGGCCGCGATGCGCTCGGTGGACCACCAGGAGGACTTCGCCACCGTGGTGGCCCAGGACCCGCGGGTGACCGAGCGGCTCTCGCGCACCGAGATCATCACGCTGCTCGACCCGGCCAAGCACGTCGGGCTCAGCGCCGAGCTGGCCCGGGCCACCGCCCAGCGGGCCCGCGGTGCGGTGGCCGCGCGCCGGCCGATGGGACACTGA
- a CDS encoding MFS transporter: MPHVSAEPDESGVVPSRLLREHPLLPVVVLCFGGLTASLSQTLLVPIQGELGLLLGSSQANASWVITITLLAGAVAMPVAGRLADLFGKQRVVAASAALLLVASVVCALSDSLAPMLVGRALQGLAMGFIPVGISLMREITPPHLTGTAIAAMSATLGVGGAIGLPLAAWIADGSDWHMLFWVAAGLAAVVLVSAWFLVPHVQDSEPGRFDLLGAVGLAVGLVSFLVGVTKASTWGWTDARTLGAIAFGLVVLAGWTAYQARTSQPLVDVRTTSRLPVLMTNIAAIAIGFGMMAQVIVVPQLLELPEVTGYGLGQSILAAGLWMAPSGLMMLVFAPISARLIANIGAKYTLMIGAAVVGLGYLVGFLLMDAPWQLLLACCVASAGIGIGYAAMPTLIMDNVPIREAASAVGVNALMRSVGTTLAAAVMATVLTSSTTTFGDFALPTESAFKWCFALGAQAAFVGVAIAAFVPKAGKDDVTPAAAPVAAASAPGPARR; the protein is encoded by the coding sequence GTGCCCCACGTCTCCGCCGAGCCCGACGAGTCCGGTGTCGTCCCCTCCCGCCTGCTGCGCGAGCACCCGCTGCTGCCCGTGGTGGTGCTGTGCTTCGGCGGTCTGACCGCGTCGCTGAGCCAGACGCTGCTGGTGCCGATCCAAGGTGAGCTGGGGCTGCTGCTGGGCAGCAGCCAGGCCAACGCGTCGTGGGTCATCACCATCACCCTGCTGGCCGGTGCGGTGGCGATGCCGGTGGCGGGGCGACTGGCCGACCTGTTCGGCAAGCAGCGGGTGGTCGCGGCGAGCGCGGCGCTGCTGCTGGTGGCCAGCGTGGTCTGCGCGCTGAGCGACTCGCTGGCACCGATGCTGGTGGGGCGGGCGCTGCAGGGCCTGGCCATGGGCTTCATCCCGGTCGGCATCTCGCTGATGCGCGAGATCACCCCGCCGCACCTGACCGGTACGGCGATCGCGGCGATGAGCGCGACGCTCGGCGTGGGCGGCGCGATCGGGCTGCCCCTGGCGGCGTGGATCGCCGACGGCAGCGACTGGCACATGCTCTTCTGGGTGGCGGCCGGGCTGGCCGCGGTGGTGCTGGTCAGTGCGTGGTTCCTGGTGCCGCACGTGCAGGACTCCGAGCCGGGTCGCTTCGACCTGCTGGGCGCGGTCGGGCTGGCCGTCGGGCTGGTCAGCTTCCTGGTCGGGGTGACCAAGGCGAGCACCTGGGGCTGGACCGACGCGCGCACCCTCGGCGCGATCGCGTTCGGGCTCGTGGTGCTGGCCGGCTGGACGGCGTACCAGGCGCGCACCAGCCAGCCGCTGGTCGACGTGCGGACCACGTCGCGGCTGCCGGTGCTGATGACCAACATCGCCGCCATCGCGATCGGCTTCGGGATGATGGCCCAGGTCATCGTGGTCCCGCAGCTGCTCGAGCTGCCCGAGGTCACCGGCTACGGCCTGGGCCAGTCCATCCTGGCCGCCGGGCTGTGGATGGCGCCGTCGGGGCTGATGATGCTGGTCTTCGCGCCCATCTCGGCGCGGCTGATCGCGAACATCGGGGCCAAGTACACGCTGATGATCGGCGCGGCGGTGGTCGGGCTCGGCTACCTCGTGGGCTTCCTGCTCATGGACGCGCCCTGGCAGCTGCTGCTGGCCTGCTGCGTGGCCAGCGCGGGCATCGGGATCGGGTACGCCGCGATGCCGACGCTCATCATGGACAACGTGCCGATCCGCGAGGCGGCCAGCGCCGTGGGCGTCAACGCCCTCATGCGCTCGGTCGGCACCACGCTGGCCGCGGCGGTCATGGCCACCGTGCTGACCAGCTCGACCACGACCTTCGGGGACTTCGCGCTGCCCACCGAGAGCGCCTTCAAGTGGTGCTTCGCGCTCGGCGCGCAGGCGGCGTTCGTCGGTGTCGCGATCGCGGCCTTCGTCCCGAAGGCCGGCAAGGACGACGTCACCCCGGCGGCGGCTCCGGTCGCAGCCGCGAGTGCGCCCGGTCCAGCCCGTCGTTGA
- a CDS encoding VOC family protein, translating to MHRSRIGLVLIDHPEEDWDRALAFWAGVQGVTPSGDDEYRSLGTLGPVSFDAQRLGAGTPARLHLDIESDDVAAEVARVVALGARVVDEREGYTVLEDPGGLLFCVVPVQTGERFEQEAHTWDE from the coding sequence GTGCACCGCTCCCGCATCGGCCTCGTGCTCATCGACCACCCCGAGGAGGACTGGGACCGCGCGCTCGCGTTCTGGGCCGGCGTGCAGGGGGTGACGCCGAGCGGGGACGACGAGTACCGCTCGCTCGGCACCCTCGGACCGGTGTCGTTCGACGCCCAGCGGCTCGGCGCCGGCACCCCGGCACGCCTGCACCTCGACATCGAGAGCGACGACGTGGCCGCCGAGGTCGCCCGGGTGGTCGCCCTGGGGGCCCGGGTGGTCGACGAGCGCGAGGGCTACACCGTCCTGGAGGACCCGGGCGGCCTGCTCTTCTGCGTGGTCCCGGTGCAGACCGGCGAGCGCTTCGAGCAGGAAGCCCACACCTGGGATGAGTGA